One window of Magallana gigas chromosome 2, xbMagGiga1.1, whole genome shotgun sequence genomic DNA carries:
- the LOC105335415 gene encoding heat shock 70 kDa protein 12A translates to MDEAIKSKCQKLIVAAIDFGTTFSGYAFSFRDNWAKVLTNNWQGGSLLSHKAPTVLLLNSKAEFVAFGFDAEDKYATMTEGGAHRDHYLFLRFKMILHQDEELNRGVKCEDINGKKLEAIKVFTHSIRFLKDHLMEEIKKSIVGATCSDVEFVLTVPAIWGDKAKMFMREAAIAAGIKAEDLIIALEPEAASIYCQHLHFEKQDLSATSLGVVKPGTDYMLVDLGGGTADITVHQKAEDNTLAELLPASGGPWGGKSVDDAFMKFLRDIAGEKIMHLLKEEVMEDYVEICRSFETKKRTVLPDKNTPVTMTIPQSYFNYSKKHHKVKDFQEILEKHAAFKGKVKSTTGKLKWNYELFLEFYKKTINNIIKHMDDLFQENLAKNVNIILMVGGFSECALVQKAVREHFKGKTVIIPEEAGLAVVKGAVYFGHVPQAISRRSARHTYGIQTWPPFEKSIHPESKKIVMNGKDRCKDVFFKYVQKGESIYPGFKKSQIFNTLGVAKDVLECAVFISEDPNPMFIDERGCRKLGILKIPLNKGNKTSRGEMEETMIFGETELRVRAEDLFTGNVQEVTFDLLQE, encoded by the exons ATGGATGAGGCCATTAAAAGTAAGTGCCAGAAATTAATCGTGGCAGCTATTGACTTTGGTACCACATTTTCTGGGTACGCCTTCTCCTTTCGGGATAACTGGGCCAAGGTTTTGACAAACAACTGGCAGGGTGGTTCTCTGCTTTCCCATAAAGCACCTACCGTGCTCTTGCTAAATAGCAAAGCAGAATTCGTCGCCTTCGGGTTTGATGCTGAAGACAAGTATGCAACTATGACAGAAGGTGGAGCTCACAGGGATCACTACCTTTTTCTAAGGTTTAAAATGATCTTACATCAAGATGAG GAACTTAACAGGGGTGTCAAATGCGAGGATATAAATGGCAAAAAGCTAGAAGCTATCAAAGTGTTTACCCACtctataagatttttaaaagatcacCTTATGGAGGAGATTAAGAAGAGTATAGTAGGAGCCACGTGTTCTGACGTAGAGTTCGTGTTGACGGTACCAGCAATCTGGGGAGACAAGGCCAAGATGTTTATGAGGGAGGCAGCCATCGCT GCTGGGATTAAGGCAGAAGATTTGATAATAGCTCTTGAACCAGAGGCTGCATCTATATACTGCCAACACCtgcattttgaaaaacaagACTTGTCTGCTACGTCACTTGGGGTTGTCAAGCCTGGAACTGATTACATGTTGGTGGATCTTGGAG GGGGAACAGCAGATATAACCGTTCACCAAAAAGCAGAGGACAACACTTTGGCAGAATTATTGCCCGCAAGCGGAGGGCCGTGGGGAGGAAAGTCTGTGGACGACGCTTTCATGAAATTTCTTCGCGATATTGCTGGGGAGAAAATTATGCATTTACTGAAAGAGGAAGTAATGGAGGACTATGTAGAAATTTgcagaagttttgaaacaaagaagAGAACTGTATTGCCGGATAAAAACACCCCAGTAACTATGACTATCCCACAATCCTATTTTAATTATAGTAAGAAACACCATAAAGTCAAagattttcaagaaatattagAAAAACATGCCGCTTTTAAGGGAAAAGTAAAATCTACAACAGGGAAACTCAAATGGAACTATGAACTgtttttggaattttataaaAAGACTATCAACAATATTATCAAACACATGGACGATTTATTCCAAGAAAATCTGGCCAAGAATGTGAATATTATCTTAATGGTTGGCGGTTTTTCTGAATGTGCACTTGTTCAGAAAGCTGTCAGAGAACACTTTAAAGGAAAGACAGTTATTATTCCAGAGGAAGCAGGATTAGCAGTAGTGAAAGGTGCTGTTTATTTTGGGCACGTCCCCCAGGCAATTTCAAGAAGATCAGCAAGGCATACATACGGCATACAAACCTGGCCGCCATTTGAAAAAAGCATCCACCCAGAAAGCAAGAAAATTGTCATGAATGGAAAGGATAGATGCAAGGATGTGTTTTTTAAGTATGTTCAGAAAGGCGAAAGTATTTACCCTGGTTTCAAAAAATCGCAAATATTCAATACATTAGGAGTAGCCAAAGATGTTTTGGAATGCGCCGTGTTCATTTCCGAAGATCCAAATCCTATGTTTATTGATGAGCGTGGCTGTAGAAAACTGgggattttgaaaattcctcttaataaaggaaataaaacGTCGCGGGGTGAAATGGAAGAAACCATGATTTTTGGAGAGACAGAGCTGAGAGTGAGAGCAGAAGATCTCTTTACGGGTAATGTGCAGGAGGTCACATTTGATTTACTGCAGGAATGA